In Myxococcota bacterium, a single genomic region encodes these proteins:
- a CDS encoding helix-turn-helix transcriptional regulator, whose translation MALNLLGGGEQLYGLELVRLSGGALKAGTVYVTLERLQAKGLIESELERKPRDMPGRARRLYRVTDAGLSALDLLAQLDHLLASPA comes from the coding sequence GTGGCACTCAACCTCCTGGGTGGCGGTGAGCAACTGTATGGCCTCGAGCTGGTCAGGCTCTCTGGCGGCGCCCTAAAGGCTGGAACCGTCTACGTCACGCTCGAACGCCTTCAGGCCAAAGGGCTCATCGAGTCAGAGCTGGAGCGCAAGCCGAGAGACATGCCCGGCCGCGCCCGGCGCCTCTATCGGGTGACTGATGCTGGACTGAGCGCGCTAGATCTATTGGCGCAGCTCGATCACCTCCTGGCGTCACCAGCATGA
- a CDS encoding FG-GAP-like repeat-containing protein, with amino-acid sequence MTVRGWVSRALIGCSLVASNAALAQVALDEDCTVSVLNRSARVQADGTWRVDNVPSNFGPVRARVNCARNGTTERGYSEPVVLEEGVSTGFANVFTSVQATPVPERLRVTAPSVTLITAGETTQLLVEAVLPGGSEVDVTLASEVQYRSTNDSIATVSPDGLVTAVASGRSLISVLYQGALGILALDVVVGGDADGDGIPDDLELANGLNPSDPLDGIEDPDGDGLDNRAELVDFGTDILLADSDGDGLSDGEEVVAGEDGFQTNPLLADTDGDGFRDELEFTLGTDPTDALSFDLAAGLQSLAIVPSSFSVVVNTVVAEASFLLQVEGTLLDGFQIDLTSTALGTSYASDDLLVCNFGTQDGRVFASQNGACTITAMNSGFSAQSSGTVTSFAPTPLSQLSLPGYANNVDVNGDTAYVAAGDAGLLILDVGDRAAPSIVGTLPTAGAAYDVKASGEIAVVAVADAGLEFVDVGAQAAPVLIGGVDTPGDARDVAVRGSLAAVADGNAGLAVVDWSDPSAPILVASAALSGDAEGVSFSDDGTLAVVVGGATAWVVDLSDVSSPAVLGSVGGLGNARDVVVLGDEAIVADRASGMTLVDISIPSAPAVVATVPPATGGLLTDVAISGSLALGADIFFVNGVPIVNVENPASPLSVGTIDFSGFSDDNGLGLAADARFAYLTAVSGAALENQGSGTTALYIGQYLSGDSGGLPPTLTVVSPSVGEQVVRGSTLVVRVSAVDDVGVDEVRVFVDGALEATDSTLPYVLSVPAPAVGTEVVINVEAEDLAGNQSSEQLTLPLVDDPLATITGRVVDSGGSGVAGAVLTTIGGAFGVSDANGFFTVSGVPTIFGDVQLRVSGILGGRPVSGLSLPTTPILNGSVDIGDIVAPEVPLFEGLYVENGQSTLSSEILVDLNQDGFADLVTTTEPAPGCASQCGVFVRLGTGGGKFGPASFHTVGHGPVGLGAGNMNGDAFPDLVTAGDGVTVLLGVGDGTFGPEVYTARSQPAQVGQVGIADFSLDDVLDVVTADLGGSNVTLYQGNGDGTFGTVVTQPVGASSLVRFSVGDVSGNGQPDFVSTHISNVLRIKSGPTLFSSRFLSLPNVATEVKVADLDGDGAGEVVAGTASDDLIVVPALGNFVFGSPVQYPVAGNVDAIDSADLDGDGNVDVVANPSADPRGVSVFFGLGDGTLEPEARFPAAATARNGWGLGDVNGDGSVDLRINQAGPILINQGQRDLGVPDALAIAPGLAELTVDDVSGDGLDDISVRDGSGFSVFLASPSGVFTKVGVGSTGLSSPVAFGDFDGQGGVDAVSSVDLRLGNADGTFGSPVATFAPSTSAGAVRVADLNGDGFLDVSYAHGSPQDQLRVILGNGDGTFGVESDTALGAPIEDLRIADVDGDGEFDLVARRTNDQIAVLIGHGDGTFQAEVLSSGIPNATAFDVSDLDGDSAADIVVVDANRIGSQGGDVAVLFSLGNGTFGPPTLVDSTLATNPSSRSVVSIGDINSDGLVDFAVGDDRMARVFLATSPGVYEQERFAIAGAPLVNLSLGDINGDGKSDIVSTNLVSGAEPFPSGLCVNAQRLADVDGDGLSDQDEVVLHGTNPSDPDSDGGGRTDGEEVISDGTDPLDAGDDLP; translated from the coding sequence ATGACTGTCCGCGGTTGGGTGAGTAGGGCGCTTATCGGCTGCAGCCTCGTCGCTTCGAATGCGGCGCTCGCCCAGGTCGCTCTTGATGAAGACTGCACAGTAAGCGTGCTGAATCGCTCGGCCCGAGTGCAGGCCGATGGTACTTGGAGGGTGGACAACGTCCCTTCGAATTTTGGGCCCGTTCGGGCCAGAGTGAATTGTGCCAGGAATGGCACCACAGAGAGAGGCTACTCCGAGCCTGTGGTGCTTGAGGAGGGAGTCTCAACCGGATTCGCGAACGTTTTCACCTCAGTCCAGGCGACTCCAGTTCCAGAGCGGCTGCGGGTGACCGCACCTTCCGTAACTCTGATAACTGCCGGAGAAACTACGCAGCTTCTGGTAGAAGCAGTTCTCCCCGGCGGTTCCGAGGTCGACGTAACCCTCGCGTCCGAGGTCCAGTATCGATCCACGAACGACTCGATCGCAACCGTGTCTCCAGACGGTTTGGTTACTGCTGTGGCCAGCGGTAGGTCGCTGATCTCAGTGCTCTATCAAGGTGCGCTTGGGATTCTGGCGTTGGACGTCGTCGTGGGTGGGGACGCGGATGGAGACGGAATCCCGGATGATCTTGAGCTAGCCAATGGCCTGAACCCCAGCGATCCGTTGGACGGGATTGAAGATCCCGACGGTGACGGTCTCGACAACCGAGCCGAGCTCGTGGATTTTGGAACTGACATCCTCCTCGCCGACAGCGACGGTGATGGTCTCAGCGATGGCGAAGAGGTGGTTGCAGGTGAGGACGGCTTCCAGACGAACCCGCTGCTCGCAGACACTGACGGCGACGGATTTCGAGACGAGCTCGAGTTCACCCTTGGGACGGATCCCACTGACGCGCTTAGCTTCGATCTCGCAGCCGGCCTTCAGTCTCTGGCGATCGTGCCGTCGAGCTTCTCGGTCGTCGTGAATACAGTTGTGGCTGAGGCGTCCTTTCTTTTGCAGGTGGAAGGAACCCTCCTAGATGGTTTTCAGATCGACCTGACGTCGACCGCACTCGGTACTTCATATGCGTCCGACGACCTGCTGGTGTGCAACTTCGGCACCCAAGACGGTCGGGTCTTCGCTTCTCAGAATGGAGCGTGCACGATTACCGCGATGAACTCAGGCTTCAGCGCTCAGTCTTCCGGCACGGTCACTAGCTTTGCGCCAACGCCGTTGAGTCAGCTCTCGCTGCCAGGATACGCCAACAACGTCGACGTAAACGGAGACACTGCGTATGTCGCGGCAGGGGATGCGGGACTCTTGATTCTGGATGTCGGAGATCGTGCAGCTCCCTCAATCGTTGGCACATTGCCTACCGCTGGTGCGGCCTACGACGTAAAGGCATCCGGGGAGATCGCGGTGGTCGCGGTCGCGGATGCGGGGCTTGAGTTTGTTGATGTAGGAGCTCAGGCCGCGCCAGTGCTGATTGGCGGGGTAGACACGCCGGGCGATGCCCGGGATGTAGCCGTGAGAGGGTCTCTTGCGGCTGTGGCCGATGGCAATGCTGGGCTTGCGGTGGTCGACTGGTCCGATCCAAGCGCGCCGATTCTCGTCGCCTCTGCCGCCCTCTCCGGTGACGCGGAAGGCGTCTCGTTCTCGGACGACGGGACTCTGGCTGTAGTGGTGGGAGGGGCGACCGCATGGGTAGTCGACCTCTCAGACGTTTCCTCGCCGGCAGTTTTGGGTTCGGTTGGGGGCTTGGGGAACGCGCGAGATGTTGTGGTTCTAGGTGACGAGGCCATCGTGGCCGACCGAGCATCCGGGATGACTCTGGTTGACATCTCGATCCCGTCGGCACCGGCAGTCGTAGCAACGGTTCCACCTGCTACTGGTGGGCTGCTCACCGACGTGGCTATCTCCGGCAGCCTGGCATTGGGGGCCGACATATTCTTTGTCAATGGTGTGCCAATCGTTAATGTGGAAAATCCGGCGTCGCCGCTGAGCGTGGGCACGATCGATTTCAGTGGGTTCTCTGATGACAATGGACTCGGCTTGGCTGCCGACGCGAGGTTCGCCTACCTGACGGCCGTGTCGGGCGCAGCCCTTGAGAATCAGGGTTCGGGGACCACGGCTCTGTACATTGGCCAATACCTGTCTGGTGATTCGGGCGGGCTGCCGCCCACGCTGACTGTTGTTTCGCCATCGGTAGGCGAGCAGGTTGTGCGCGGTTCTACCCTCGTAGTGCGGGTGTCCGCCGTGGACGATGTGGGCGTTGATGAGGTTCGGGTTTTCGTGGACGGCGCCTTGGAGGCCACTGATTCAACACTCCCATACGTGCTGTCGGTGCCCGCCCCGGCAGTAGGTACCGAGGTCGTGATCAACGTCGAGGCGGAGGATCTGGCTGGTAACCAGTCGAGTGAGCAGTTGACATTGCCGCTCGTAGATGACCCGCTCGCGACGATCACTGGACGCGTTGTGGATTCTGGTGGCAGCGGAGTCGCAGGGGCGGTTCTGACGACGATAGGCGGAGCCTTCGGTGTGTCGGATGCGAACGGCTTCTTCACCGTCTCGGGAGTCCCAACGATCTTCGGTGATGTTCAGCTACGCGTTTCGGGAATTCTCGGCGGGCGCCCAGTATCTGGCTTGTCTTTGCCCACCACGCCGATCCTGAACGGGAGTGTCGACATTGGCGACATCGTCGCTCCCGAGGTCCCTCTTTTCGAGGGGCTCTACGTGGAGAATGGACAATCGACGCTTTCTTCCGAGATTCTCGTTGACCTCAATCAAGACGGGTTTGCGGATCTCGTGACAACGACTGAGCCGGCACCGGGGTGCGCGAGCCAATGTGGTGTCTTCGTCCGGTTAGGGACTGGGGGTGGCAAGTTCGGTCCCGCATCCTTCCATACGGTGGGGCACGGGCCAGTCGGACTGGGCGCGGGAAACATGAACGGGGACGCGTTTCCGGATCTTGTGACGGCAGGAGATGGAGTGACTGTGCTGTTGGGCGTCGGCGATGGGACGTTTGGCCCAGAGGTGTACACAGCAAGAAGCCAGCCCGCCCAGGTTGGCCAGGTAGGTATCGCTGACTTTAGTCTCGACGACGTGCTTGATGTCGTTACAGCGGACCTCGGAGGCTCGAACGTCACACTCTATCAGGGGAACGGAGACGGAACGTTTGGGACTGTTGTGACCCAGCCAGTTGGTGCAAGTTCGCTGGTGAGGTTCTCTGTGGGAGATGTTTCGGGGAACGGACAACCCGACTTTGTGTCCACACATATCTCGAATGTGTTGCGAATCAAGAGTGGCCCGACACTCTTTAGCTCAAGGTTTCTGTCACTCCCGAACGTCGCGACCGAGGTCAAGGTCGCTGATCTGGATGGCGATGGGGCAGGGGAGGTTGTTGCCGGAACTGCATCGGACGACCTGATCGTCGTTCCAGCTCTTGGTAACTTCGTGTTTGGCTCACCTGTTCAGTATCCGGTAGCGGGCAATGTAGACGCGATCGATAGCGCTGATTTGGATGGAGATGGGAACGTCGATGTTGTCGCGAACCCGAGCGCTGACCCCCGAGGCGTCTCGGTCTTCTTTGGGCTGGGCGATGGAACGCTTGAGCCGGAGGCTCGATTCCCTGCGGCGGCCACCGCCCGGAACGGCTGGGGGCTTGGCGACGTCAACGGAGACGGGAGCGTCGACCTCCGCATCAACCAGGCGGGTCCAATCCTGATCAACCAAGGACAAAGAGACTTGGGCGTTCCGGACGCTCTTGCCATCGCCCCTGGACTCGCTGAGTTGACCGTCGATGACGTTAGCGGGGATGGGCTGGACGACATCTCCGTTCGTGACGGAAGCGGCTTCAGTGTGTTTCTTGCCAGCCCTTCAGGGGTCTTTACGAAGGTTGGCGTCGGTTCAACGGGTCTATCATCTCCTGTTGCATTCGGCGATTTTGACGGCCAGGGTGGGGTGGATGCAGTCAGTTCTGTCGATCTGCGCCTAGGCAATGCGGACGGAACGTTCGGTTCCCCCGTAGCTACCTTCGCGCCCTCGACGAGCGCGGGCGCGGTTCGGGTAGCGGATCTGAATGGGGACGGGTTCTTGGATGTTTCCTACGCGCACGGCTCGCCGCAAGATCAGCTTCGCGTGATCCTTGGCAACGGCGATGGAACGTTCGGCGTCGAATCCGACACCGCGCTTGGAGCACCCATAGAAGATCTGCGTATCGCTGATGTGGACGGCGACGGTGAGTTTGATCTCGTAGCACGAAGAACAAACGATCAGATTGCGGTCCTGATCGGGCACGGCGACGGCACGTTTCAGGCAGAGGTGCTCTCGTCGGGGATTCCCAACGCCACAGCATTCGACGTCTCTGATCTCGATGGAGACTCCGCCGCGGATATCGTGGTGGTCGATGCGAATCGCATCGGGTCCCAAGGGGGGGACGTGGCCGTTCTCTTCTCACTTGGGAACGGGACCTTCGGTCCCCCGACGCTCGTGGATTCAACGCTCGCGACAAATCCAAGCTCACGATCAGTTGTCTCAATTGGAGACATCAATAGCGACGGACTCGTCGATTTCGCTGTGGGCGACGATCGAATGGCTCGAGTCTTCCTGGCCACGTCCCCCGGCGTGTATGAGCAAGAACGGTTTGCGATCGCCGGGGCCCCATTGGTCAACCTGTCGCTTGGCGACATAAACGGCGATGGTAAGTCCGACATCGTTTCAACGAATCTCGTTAGCGGCGCAGAGCCTTTTCCGTCTGGTCTTTGTGTTAACGCGCAGAGACTCGCGGACGTTGACGGAGATGGGCTTTCAGATCAAGACGAAGTCGTCTTGCATGGTACCAACCCCTCTGATCCGGACTCTGACGGAGGGGGGCGTACCGATGGAGAGGAAGTCATTAGCGATGGGACAGATCCGCTCGACGCCGGCGACGACTTGCCCTGA
- a CDS encoding RNA-binding domain-containing protein yields MSSGPEQIESLVSRPRESLPVELKGWFDPETPQGIAKIARACIALRNQNGGYLLIGFADADGSPDIAAAPENVRSDFHADVVQGIVAKYASEAFEAHVHFVDREGATFPVVEVEPGVRTPVAAKRALDDPEGGRPLVRRDAVYVRSLESNNTVSTTEATWKDWPRIVEICFDNRDADVGRFIRRHLPNLTREDVRSFAESLQLGEPDPTGEERAQALLDRGFDRYNTELVRRSPDLPGFGTMEVAAVVNGALVLHVANESFLSLLDANNPNYTGWPVWVDSRGFREQDARPYVYGDGWEAFIWSAEPGLSSHLDFWRRDPGGEFYLLRALQDDLVQRIEPLKSLDFALVVLRVAEAIAVPLRFARAMLLSDADAETAEVAFAFRWTGLANRELSSWASPGRDISPGRICMQDRVSAEVVVPVETSPSALAGFVGNVVARVFAVFQGFELGDSVVEDLVERLLARRL; encoded by the coding sequence ATGTCGTCTGGGCCCGAACAGATTGAGAGTCTCGTGTCTCGGCCTCGCGAGTCGCTGCCGGTTGAGCTGAAGGGATGGTTTGATCCGGAAACGCCTCAGGGAATCGCAAAGATCGCGAGGGCGTGTATCGCCCTGAGAAACCAGAACGGCGGGTACCTCTTAATCGGCTTTGCAGACGCAGATGGCTCACCCGACATTGCGGCTGCGCCCGAGAACGTCAGGTCCGACTTCCACGCTGACGTGGTCCAGGGAATCGTCGCCAAATACGCTTCCGAGGCCTTCGAGGCGCATGTGCACTTCGTCGACCGAGAGGGTGCCACCTTCCCGGTGGTTGAGGTGGAGCCGGGTGTGCGTACGCCAGTCGCCGCCAAGCGCGCCCTTGACGATCCAGAAGGCGGAAGGCCCCTAGTTCGAAGAGACGCTGTCTACGTTCGGTCGCTCGAGTCGAACAACACGGTAAGTACGACCGAGGCAACATGGAAGGATTGGCCTCGGATCGTGGAGATCTGCTTCGACAATCGCGACGCAGATGTCGGGCGGTTTATCCGGCGACATCTCCCCAATCTCACGAGAGAGGATGTTCGCTCTTTCGCAGAGAGCCTCCAGCTGGGTGAGCCCGACCCAACCGGGGAGGAGCGTGCGCAAGCGCTTCTTGACCGTGGGTTTGATCGCTACAACACGGAGCTTGTTCGGAGGAGCCCTGACCTCCCTGGTTTCGGGACGATGGAAGTGGCAGCAGTCGTGAACGGCGCCCTGGTACTCCATGTTGCAAATGAATCATTCCTCTCGCTCTTGGATGCAAACAACCCCAACTACACAGGCTGGCCCGTCTGGGTCGACAGCCGAGGATTCCGAGAGCAGGACGCGCGTCCCTACGTATACGGGGACGGCTGGGAGGCGTTCATTTGGAGTGCAGAACCCGGCCTGAGCAGTCATCTGGATTTCTGGCGTCGCGATCCAGGCGGGGAGTTCTATCTGCTCCGTGCGCTTCAGGACGACCTCGTGCAGCGAATCGAGCCCTTGAAGTCGCTGGATTTCGCATTGGTTGTGCTCCGAGTAGCGGAGGCCATCGCAGTGCCGTTGAGGTTCGCGCGAGCGATGCTGTTGTCCGACGCAGATGCCGAGACAGCGGAGGTCGCATTCGCTTTTCGATGGACGGGTCTCGCGAATCGGGAGCTAAGCTCGTGGGCGAGTCCGGGGCGCGATATCTCGCCCGGGCGTATCTGCATGCAGGACAGAGTTTCCGCTGAGGTCGTTGTGCCTGTTGAGACGTCGCCGTCTGCTCTCGCTGGATTCGTGGGCAATGTGGTCGCGAGGGTGTTCGCGGTGTTCCAGGGCTTTGAGCTCGGGGATTCGGTCGTTGAGGATCTGGTTGAAAGGCTGCTCGCGAGGCGTCTCTAG
- a CDS encoding carboxypeptidase-like regulatory domain-containing protein: MSVLTPVLAIVGRRSFAVLVLACLVPSALLAQDFDGDGIPDAGDNCIYTPNAQQQDNDSDGLGNACDNCVDTPNGPLDPDEGENVQRDTSRDGYGNICDGDMHPNAANDGDVDGEDFNSGAGSPEVSFLDCFTAIKVPQSDPRCEEADLDGDDDIDGEDFSPHFLRQFTANGIPGPSGLSCAGTVPCPLVRIDSPADQLVVPSGTSSVDLAGAIDPPTMRVMIDGVDAVVSAGQFSLPAVPLTGIATRIEAQALLAGQTVSDFVTVYRDPPVIVNTVPSDGTYVGADAAVLAVTVDGASSVTVGGVAAVDIGGVFEAPISLVEGQNLLTVVATNPAGSDSQTITVFLDTIPPAVSITAPVDGSTTQEAIVFVNAMATDTSPLLEAMVNGVEAFLEGSSVSSNFNGVSGSNVVTVEVTDAAGNTGAASTTVNVEAVPSVAFDSIQDGAVVSGDTLSLAGFVSGPDAVVTVNGVPAIVSDGTFSVEVPLVEGVNVITLLATNSFGSDTRIISVFQATPPEVSVTSPENFAIVTGPTVAVSGTVDDDGATVEVKGVPATLSPVGDGTATFTATVPVVDGTSLLDARAVDGNGNVGVAAVTVTVDVTPPVVALDLPSDGPSVTSSSIVVTGMVNDHVMGTVNAANVSVDVNGVSAQVSNRRFVATGVPLSVGPNTIIATATDSAGNTGQASVSVSRVAGTFDRLRIISGDGQSGVVATLATSPLEVEVLDEAGLPAQGVPVVFRVLRNNGEVVGSSTSGRVSVEQTGVAGRAQVSFRFGEAAGAAGNLIRASATGYGSVTFYATGVSSAPSMLSIDSGDHQSAPVGSVLARPLMAIVTDISGNRVAGESVTFEVVEGGGLLAGQGSLVVLSDENGVAMAELALGATGGIENNVVRAFLSGAPSVAARFVASGVIPGDPSSTRVSGVVLDNADVPIEGVTVSIDGTSLQAVTDAEGQFELTGAPAGLLHLHVDGTTAIRAGTWPVLEFELLSIAGSNNDVGRPIYLLPIDVAGGLFVDANTGGTLTSSSLPGFEMTIDPGSATFPGGGSSGTVSVTLVNSDKIPMEPNGGQQPRFVITVQPSGVVFDPPARVSFPNTDGFVPGQIVEFYSFDHGLGRFVSIGTGEVSEDGSQVVSSAGVGIVEGGWHCGGLPAQAGSAETLVVRIFPRVTDVCPFSLGGIGALGLRAEFVPSGIATYAWSTPGANVASADTVDHNFHYTTAGEKSVSVTVTALPGGQSASDSITIDVFSELVQNGGPALQDFRDSIPESYPMNSVELALYVLNPAEGALMVNARNVAFAEADARFGRPPGEDSVGMHNAFVHAAWMAVGARSIVPQSLGPAFAASFGEAHEDFDGNSCLESGMDLSNNAFGLELVQCDCAQAETLQAILDEIERAVRANELVINN, translated from the coding sequence ATGTCAGTACTGACACCGGTGCTGGCGATCGTGGGGCGCCGGAGCTTCGCCGTTCTCGTCCTCGCATGCCTTGTCCCGAGCGCCCTCTTGGCTCAGGACTTCGACGGCGACGGTATCCCGGATGCTGGAGATAACTGCATCTATACCCCGAATGCGCAGCAGCAAGACAACGACTCGGACGGTCTGGGCAATGCGTGCGACAACTGCGTGGATACCCCGAACGGCCCGCTGGATCCCGACGAAGGCGAGAACGTTCAGAGAGATACGTCACGCGACGGCTACGGAAACATCTGTGACGGCGACATGCACCCGAACGCGGCAAACGATGGAGACGTAGACGGTGAAGATTTCAACTCAGGGGCCGGAAGCCCCGAGGTCAGCTTCCTCGACTGCTTCACGGCGATAAAGGTTCCCCAGAGCGATCCTCGCTGTGAGGAGGCAGATCTGGACGGCGACGACGACATCGATGGTGAGGATTTCTCGCCTCATTTCCTACGGCAGTTCACCGCGAACGGAATACCCGGCCCGTCTGGCCTTAGCTGCGCTGGAACGGTTCCCTGCCCGTTGGTACGGATTGATTCGCCCGCGGATCAGCTGGTCGTGCCTTCTGGGACCTCGTCAGTGGATCTCGCAGGAGCGATTGATCCGCCAACGATGCGCGTGATGATCGATGGCGTGGATGCAGTTGTTTCGGCAGGTCAGTTTAGCTTGCCGGCGGTGCCGCTTACGGGAATCGCTACTCGGATTGAAGCGCAGGCGCTCTTGGCCGGTCAGACAGTTTCGGATTTCGTGACCGTCTACCGTGACCCACCGGTGATCGTGAACACGGTGCCCAGCGATGGCACCTACGTGGGTGCGGACGCGGCGGTCCTTGCCGTCACCGTCGACGGGGCTTCGTCCGTGACCGTAGGAGGAGTTGCGGCGGTCGACATTGGTGGCGTGTTCGAGGCTCCTATCTCGTTGGTTGAGGGGCAGAACCTTTTGACTGTCGTTGCGACGAATCCAGCGGGAAGCGACTCGCAGACAATCACGGTGTTTCTGGACACGATTCCACCTGCCGTGTCGATCACCGCGCCTGTAGACGGCAGCACGACGCAGGAAGCGATTGTGTTTGTCAATGCGATGGCCACTGATACCAGTCCTCTCCTTGAGGCGATGGTCAACGGCGTCGAGGCCTTCCTTGAAGGCTCAAGCGTGAGTTCGAACTTCAACGGGGTAAGCGGATCGAACGTAGTGACCGTAGAAGTGACCGACGCAGCCGGGAACACGGGAGCTGCGTCCACAACGGTCAACGTCGAAGCCGTCCCATCCGTGGCATTCGACTCCATCCAGGACGGAGCTGTCGTTTCTGGAGATACGTTGAGTCTGGCAGGGTTCGTGAGCGGGCCAGACGCGGTCGTCACGGTGAACGGTGTCCCTGCGATTGTGAGCGATGGGACGTTTTCTGTGGAAGTCCCGCTAGTAGAGGGTGTGAATGTCATCACCCTCCTCGCGACGAACTCGTTCGGGAGCGATACGAGAATCATCTCAGTGTTTCAGGCCACGCCGCCGGAGGTGTCCGTTACCTCTCCAGAGAACTTCGCAATCGTGACGGGGCCCACGGTCGCGGTTTCGGGAACCGTCGATGATGACGGAGCTACGGTCGAGGTGAAGGGCGTTCCGGCCACCTTGAGCCCAGTTGGAGATGGGACGGCGACGTTCACCGCGACCGTGCCTGTCGTGGATGGCACTTCACTCTTGGACGCTCGGGCGGTCGACGGGAACGGAAACGTGGGCGTTGCTGCTGTGACGGTGACGGTAGACGTCACTCCACCGGTCGTTGCCCTAGACCTACCGAGCGACGGACCATCGGTCACGAGTTCCTCAATCGTGGTCACCGGAATGGTGAATGATCACGTGATGGGAACGGTGAATGCGGCAAACGTATCGGTGGACGTGAACGGTGTTTCCGCGCAGGTCTCGAATCGGCGATTCGTTGCCACGGGAGTCCCGCTCTCTGTCGGTCCCAACACAATCATCGCGACAGCTACTGACTCGGCAGGGAACACTGGGCAGGCGAGCGTGAGCGTGTCCCGTGTGGCGGGAACATTCGATCGTCTGCGGATCATCAGTGGGGATGGTCAATCTGGCGTTGTCGCCACCCTTGCAACGAGCCCGTTGGAAGTCGAGGTCCTGGATGAAGCCGGGCTCCCCGCGCAGGGGGTGCCGGTCGTCTTCCGGGTCCTGCGGAACAACGGTGAGGTGGTGGGCTCGTCTACATCGGGGCGCGTGTCGGTGGAGCAGACAGGCGTGGCAGGACGGGCGCAGGTGTCATTCCGTTTCGGTGAAGCCGCAGGCGCGGCGGGCAACCTTATCCGCGCGAGCGCTACTGGATACGGTTCCGTGACCTTCTACGCGACGGGGGTCAGCAGCGCTCCCTCGATGCTCAGTATCGATTCAGGGGACCACCAGAGCGCTCCAGTGGGAAGCGTTCTGGCAAGGCCGCTGATGGCAATCGTAACTGACATCAGCGGAAATCGTGTAGCGGGCGAATCGGTTACGTTCGAGGTGGTCGAGGGCGGCGGGCTTTTGGCGGGTCAGGGCTCCCTAGTTGTTTTGTCAGACGAGAACGGAGTCGCCATGGCGGAGCTCGCCTTGGGGGCCACTGGTGGTATCGAGAACAACGTGGTCCGAGCGTTCCTCTCGGGTGCTCCCAGCGTTGCAGCAAGGTTCGTCGCCTCTGGTGTGATCCCTGGCGATCCGTCTTCCACACGGGTAAGTGGAGTCGTTCTGGACAATGCTGACGTGCCAATCGAGGGAGTGACGGTATCAATCGATGGAACGTCCCTTCAGGCGGTGACCGATGCGGAGGGTCAGTTCGAGCTGACTGGTGCGCCGGCTGGGCTCCTTCATCTCCACGTCGATGGAACAACCGCGATACGTGCTGGAACCTGGCCTGTGCTTGAGTTTGAGCTTCTTTCTATCGCGGGAAGCAACAATGATGTGGGGCGGCCAATCTACCTCCTTCCAATTGACGTGGCCGGCGGACTGTTCGTCGATGCGAACACAGGAGGAACGCTGACGTCATCGAGTTTGCCCGGCTTTGAGATGACGATTGATCCCGGCTCCGCCACGTTCCCAGGAGGCGGAAGCTCGGGGACTGTGTCGGTCACGCTTGTGAACTCAGACAAGATTCCGATGGAACCAAACGGCGGACAGCAGCCGAGATTCGTGATCACCGTGCAGCCGTCTGGTGTCGTGTTCGACCCTCCAGCCCGCGTGAGCTTCCCGAATACGGACGGCTTCGTTCCAGGACAGATCGTGGAGTTCTACTCGTTTGATCACGGGCTCGGACGTTTCGTGTCGATTGGCACCGGCGAGGTGTCGGAAGACGGCTCGCAGGTGGTGTCTAGCGCCGGAGTTGGGATCGTAGAGGGGGGGTGGCATTGTGGCGGCTTGCCCGCTCAAGCAGGAAGCGCCGAAACCTTGGTGGTTAGGATCTTCCCTCGCGTGACGGATGTTTGTCCCTTCTCCCTGGGAGGCATTGGTGCGCTCGGGCTTCGGGCTGAGTTCGTTCCAAGTGGCATCGCGACCTACGCGTGGTCCACGCCCGGAGCAAACGTAGCGAGCGCCGATACCGTTGATCATAACTTTCACTACACCACAGCGGGAGAGAAGAGCGTCTCCGTAACCGTGACCGCTCTACCCGGTGGGCAGTCGGCTTCCGACTCGATAACAATCGACGTTTTCTCGGAGCTTGTGCAGAACGGTGGACCGGCTCTGCAGGACTTTCGGGACTCGATTCCCGAGTCCTATCCGATGAACTCGGTAGAGCTAGCACTCTACGTGCTCAATCCCGCAGAAGGCGCGCTGATGGTCAATGCGAGAAACGTGGCCTTTGCCGAGGCCGACGCTCGTTTCGGACGGCCGCCCGGCGAGGATTCTGTCGGCATGCACAATGCGTTTGTGCACGCGGCGTGGATGGCGGTTGGCGCGAGGAGCATTGTCCCCCAGTCGCTGGGTCCAGCGTTCGCTGCGTCATTCGGCGAGGCGCACGAGGACTTTGATGGAAACTCCTGCCTCGAATCGGGAATGGACCTATCAAACAACGCATTCGGGCTCGAACTCGTGCAATGCGACTGCGCTCAAGCAGAGACGTTGCAGGCGATCCTGGACGAGATCGAGAGGGCAGTGAGGGCGAATGAGCTGGTCATCAACAATTAG
- a CDS encoding H-NS histone family protein: protein MDLPALRALENVVSDRISALEAEHREAAFRALEEIAQRHGLTKAEVVARFRGRRNGKPKNPPRYRNPENPTETWTGVGRRPRWVEAQIAAGKALEELSLG, encoded by the coding sequence TTGGACCTGCCTGCTCTTCGGGCGCTCGAGAACGTCGTATCCGACCGCATCAGCGCTCTCGAGGCCGAGCACCGCGAGGCGGCCTTTCGGGCTCTCGAGGAGATCGCCCAGCGTCACGGCCTCACCAAAGCCGAGGTCGTGGCACGCTTCCGCGGGCGACGAAACGGCAAGCCCAAGAACCCGCCCCGCTACCGCAATCCCGAGAACCCCACAGAGACCTGGACCGGCGTCGGGCGACGCCCGAGATGGGTAGAAGCGCAGATCGCTGCCGGAAAGGCCCTAGAAGAACTCTCGCTGGGTTAG